In the genome of Poecilia reticulata strain Guanapo linkage group LG16, Guppy_female_1.0+MT, whole genome shotgun sequence, one region contains:
- the lmtk3 gene encoding uncharacterized protein lmtk3 isoform X2: MRPHCWVMVALAGIMSYLSPERALGAPQREVSQTRAESLSPPPYVIILISCSGLVSFVLLLLTCLCCKRGGVGFNEFDNADGEECSGGSSPIQEDSLSSCPSLPEVYTLPVRDRPNCAALQDGADPKSQCFKRHALNYLQEIGNGWFGKVILAEVLCDCGSSQAVVKELRVSASPLEQRKFLAESEPYRSLKHPNILQCLGQCSENIPFLLVMEFCQLGDLKRYLRAQRKSDGMTPDLPTRDLLTLQRMAFEITSGLLHLHENNYIHSDLALRNCLLTSDLTVRIGDYGLSHNHYKEDYYLTPDKLWIPLRWIAPELLEEYRGSLIVTDQTKTSNVWSLGVVIWELFEFGAQPHRHLSDEEVLTFVIRERQITLAQPRLKLSHADYWYEIMQSCWLPPSQRPSVAEIFLLLSSLLAAEQGLSKRSMGEEEEEDEEFEEGRRRRGESDESFERRWDLLRPPAFQSAANERHRDREYGRDGRDNSYPLLDPVGNCITPSSSELDDILTVTETSKGLNFEYFWEKAHARRGYKPLPPPQPIPTVNNNHRQSLDTPTVVPVISARSPSLASEYYIRLEEHTPQDKSPTFKGKSQSSLRSDSVCPGDVELVEIRSGMLGKERVPYRTVDNSGKTLQTIRSSEVKIQVPNTGVAEFRDTSSRVTDFSVVDLGDDDDVEKKKSRETDKKSPTVLQAPVLPPKPRSMSMSSSNHLHSRPLPAPPLGYRGLPHYTIGGKIETDPLHMSSCPSSTFDHLGLHRSRQTLPPSPSLSPSIPPSSHPIYPQMCPPPLPPHSKPQRSIPSYNTADRYSRYAKTQMQRSNRDPLSCDMSDREADRRYAPSSHTTKEESHPRMKDFDSPIRRENPLRPIYRNPPRPQHADSQIERQSSSSPTYSDEDDSPFASPERHSSRTTVAHSSLSEDADPATSELFSRGMKRTQSRLDTILPNIWREDAELQAERVAAAKKSPMHLFLTEISSVTETSEPKSKTLWDGEKEEKSDGGQWGNFLLHNKGMRRSQSLITEIGSAGQSSGQEKQFQRTGGEEDKTSFQGDLFLTEVDTDRMDTDKDEKSDPVKYLYPAGCRLHPYVCSPNLSSNKDTEDGSTKGIRRSRSLLSEREKQESEIRFAKTEPQKTEMTREEFLKEIQSAETFLTEIISRQSATTNKDESDPSISPTPLSPEYESICINPNSAQTITFQSETSIRASNKGKEEIHTEAIYAQVTKRAKKSEIKVSIRPEIPILHIGSNKQLLKPCNQGNNADHCQTGEFVLSEIMPKNGLLHSETDECQKEEEDCSDGPALPARGELIDPPELSPSESTESDTVIQQENKSLILNQTKTTVVENGEMMKEHLQVCRSQKEDKTEGKCAGKAAALERNGENFFQHKYNDLEKSVIQNDTNCEVTPNTPDYDLSSGNITPTDSVLSPMTSSSVDGLTPSDSWTGAGSGSGWRVLGSETPHRDSAYFSDNDLEGDVLNRRSSDGPGSRQSGGRGGERGALTGIEEKTEEEGEAGEKSPLRSISHASRTKTESGKEKTVENCENDSYYLHCEKDILNKGLEAGHRDDSGIFHNHNESKKSTLLHDDPQVKDCVDLIDKLFSKLDEEPLKNLSHSGGYVIDSHYTDGIISKITDYKYTESEKSNLNLHSKSPSGTKSLINSVNSVSGVVEPDRTERDLTAQRSLKSGNATDESESRLSKMSEFQNNDNLHREDKVSLTSLCIEQSVEEMVCLDHNELGDIHCSDHRADVEVRMELDTHQASAESCEGPDVMAEDWWSAVEEDEEAPPSGVVTGELDCHRLTESGEQNNQWASPEKKQQEVELRSDFLAGFSNRNWGVQEKYWESKENDERAVREPHPSSTESKNETGTNETQEPSCKISACEKVRDSERPVTQQSAANIQQEENIENLEEIDYFKSDTMNKICDMEVENVETPEEERFVERQIQDRGCLTDMEENQNFNRLTQNQLYREGQASTEHVDSENRFSHSFQNDISSISISVTEPPQGNSADLENDESSSRQETEYSPWFATQSLEESLQKDNEDYRDAALQSGAEELNQSYQEVDNFSSVDFPSPPPSIDLDVQDDKLESLDDSFPSPPPSVIEAEEFITAINLEDFGAGPETESYIFPANSTAVSEPSLQELPPATTQNKGISANLNSPSVHITLTDDNNFTSDIEDVCHSFTQKTSNAGPSTQQNVLKNIPALLISEWKDLDEEPLEDFEKLEQLCCISGDEEETLGELFLGNLELLESLKKTADQKGSDTEEGDDFSTPEADREDLKAEDVCDNCSKLVESEQTILSQPVDKIDEQRSPGQTPDVKDQGSLSKMTTRNGLMMQVCEERLQFSLSENVKTNMLWGSAVKETVTLRPWGEQVKESCSGSVEDQRENESQEEQEASLNQEPQTESDKTEPEPLTVIEQPEITTSQPAANQAMKAKLARLSLALPPLALNLPLTPSGKGGFGDGSIGNRIGRRRGLSSGIDPEDDEEDEQEDESSRRVIVVTETDVDKRIGLRSLLKSPKEPFDRERDRGRNVSFFDDVTIYLFDQETPTNELSSSAPTSPGSVSVKSSKLDFHGPNKSKESKRKEDLSIKPRSPVGSGPVTSSRFTVSPADDPHLV; the protein is encoded by the exons ATGCGGCCACACTGCTGGGTGATGGTAGCGCTGGCGGGGATCATGTCGTACCTCAGCCCGGAGAGAGCCCTCGGAGCACCGCAGAGGGAAG TTTCTCAGACCAGGGCCGAgtctctctctcctccacctTACGTCATCATCCTCATCTCCTGCTCGGGGCTCGTCTCTTTCGTTCTGCTCCTCCTCACCTGTCTGTGCTGCAAGAGAGGAGGCGTGGGGTTCAAT GAGTTTGACAACGCAGATGGAGAGGAGTGCTCCGGCGGCTCCAGTCCCATCCAGGAGGACAGCCTGTCGTCCTGCCCCTCCCTCCCTGAGGTTTACACCCTGCCGGTCAGAGACCGCCCCAACTGCGCCGCCCTGCAGGACGGAGCAG ATCCCAAATCTCAGTGTTTCAAAAGGCATGCTTTGAATTACCTTCAGGAAATAGGAAACGGTTGGTTTGGGAAG GTGATTCTGGCTGAAGTGCTGTGCGACTGCGGCTCGTCTCAGGCTGTGGTGAAAGAGCTGCGTGTGAGCGCCAGCCCCCTGGAGCAGAGGAAGTTCCTGGCTGAATCGGAGCCGTACAG GAGCCTGAAGCATCCCAACATCCTCCAGTGTCTGGGGCAGTGCAGCGAGAACATCCCCTTCCTCTTGGTTATGGAGTTTTGTCAGCTG GGAGACCTGAAGCGCTACCTGCGGGCCCAGAGGAAGTCAGATGGGATGACTCCCGACTTGCCAACCAGGGACCTGCTGACTCTTCAGAGGATGGCCTTTGAGATCACCTCGGGTCTGCTGCACCTCCACGAAAACAACTACATTCACAG CGACTTGGCTTTAAGAAACTGccttctgacctctgacctcactGTCAGAATAGGCGACTACGGCCTCTCACACAACCATTACAAG GAGGACTACTACCTGACTCCAGACAAGCTGTGGATCCCTCTGCGCTGGATCGCTcctgagctgctggaggagTACAGAGGATCCCTGATTGTTACGGATCAAACCAAAACCAGCAACGTGTG gtCTTTAGGGGTGGTGATCTGGGAGCTGTTCGAGTTTGGTGCTCAGCCCCACAGACACCTGAGCGATGAAGAGGTGCTGACCTTCGTCATCAGGGAGCGACAGATCACTCTGGCCCAGCCTAGACTTAAACTCTCACATGCAGATTACTG GTATGAGATCATGCAGTCCTGCTGGCTCCCTCCGTCCCAGCGGCCTTCCGTAGCCGAaattttcctcctcctctcgtCTCTCCTGGCTGCAGAGCAAGGCTTGTCAAAGAGGAGCATgggggaagaggaagaagaggatgaGGAATTTGAGGAGGGCAGaagaaggagaggagagagcGACGAGTCATTTGAAAGACGCTGGGATCTACTTCGTCCACCCGCCTTTCAGAGTGCAGCGAACGAGCGtcacagagacagagagtaCGGCAGGGACGGCAGAGACAACTCCTACCCTTTGCTGGACCCTGTGGGGAACTGCATCACCCCATCTTCCTCTGAATTGGACGACATCCTCACAGTTACAGAAACCAGCAAAGGCTTGAACTTTGAGTATTTCTGGGAAAAGGCTCACGCCAGACGAGGCTACAAACCTCTCCCTCCACCTCAGCCGATCCCAACTGTGAACAATAACCACAGACAGTCTTTAGACACACCCACTGTGGTGCCGGTGATAAGTGCCCGCAGCCCCTCGCTCGCCAGTGAGTATTACATCCGCCTAGAGGAGCATACTCCCCAGGACAAGTCTCCAACTTTTAAAGGCAAATCTCAGTCCTCCTTACGATCTGATTCGGTTTGTCCCGGAGATGTGGAGCTCGTGGAAATCCGTAGTGGAATGCTGGGAAAAGAGCGAGTCCCCTATCGCACTGTAGACAACAGCGGGAAGACACTGCAAACTATCCGATCAAGCGAGGTGAAAATCCAGGTGCCCAACACAGGAGTGGCCGAGTTCAGAGACACTTCAAGCAGAGTGACAGACTTCTCAGTGGTGGATctgggtgatgatgatgatgtggagaagaaaaagagcagggaaacagataaaaaatcTCCCACAGTGCTCCAGGCTCCAGTCCTCCCTCCAAAACCCCGCTCCATGTCCATGTCCTCGTCCAATCACCTTCACTCCCGCCCTCTCCCCGCGCCTCCGCTTGGATACAGAGGACTGCCTCACTACACCATCGGCGGAAAGATTGAGACGGACCCCCTCCACATGAGCTCCTGTCCGTCCTCCACCTTTGATCACCTCGGCCTCCATCGGTCCCGACAGACTCTTCCCCCGTCCCCGTCTCTGTCCCCCTCCATCCCACCATCCAGCCATCCCATTTACCCTCAGATGTGTCCTCCACCTCTACCCCCACACTCCAAACCTCAACGCAGCATCCCAAGCTACAACACAGCTGACAGATACTCAAGATACGCAAAGACACAGATGCAGAGATCCAACAGAGACCCGCTATCCTGTGACATGTCCGACAGGGAGGCGGACAGGAGGTATGCACCATCAAGCCACACCACCAAGGAGGAATCTCATCCCCGTATGAAAGACTTTGACTCCCCCATTCGTAGGGAAAATCCTCTGCGGCCCATTTATCGAAACCCACCCCGCCCTCAGCATGCAGATTCCCAGATTGAGAGGCAGTCCTCGTCTAGTCCTACCTACTCAGATGAGGATGACTCTCCTTTTGCCTCCCCTGAGAGGCACAGCAGTCGGACCACAGTGGCTCACTCCAGCTTGTCAGAAGATGCAGACCCAGCCACCTCTGAGCTCTTCTCCAGGGGAATGAAGAGAACCCAGTCACGGCTGGACACTATTCTGCCTAACATTTGGAGGGAAGACGCTGAACTTCAGGCAGAACGAGTTGCAGCAGCCAAAAAGTCTCCAATGCACCTGTTTCTAACCGAGATATCGAGCGTGACAGAGACGAGTGAGCCCAAGTCCAAGACCTTGTGGGATGGGGAGAAGGAGGAAAAGAGTGATGGAGGGCAATGGGGGAACTTTCTGCTGCACAACAAGGGAATGCGCCGTTCCCAATCACTGATCACTGAGATAGGCTCGGCAGGACAGTCATCGGGACAGGAGAAGCAATTCCAAAGGACAGGAGGGGAGGAGGACAAGACATCATTCCAAGGTGATCTTTTCCTCACAGAGGTTGACACAGACAGAATGGACACGGACAAGGATGAGAAAAGCGATCCAGTTAAATACCTGTATCCTGCAGGATGCAGGTTGCACCCCTATGTCTGCTCTCCCAACCTTTCATCTAACAAAGACACTGAAGACGGCAGCACAAAAGGTATTCGGAGATCCCGATCTCTCCTGTCCGAGAGGGAGAAACAAGAATCTGAAATACGTTTTGCTAAGACTGAgccacaaaaaacagaaatgaccaGAGAGGAGTTCCTGAAAGAGATCCAATCAGCAGAAACTTTTTTGACTGAAATCATATCCAGGCAAAGCGCTACCACAAATAAAGACGAATCAGATCCATCCATCTCTCCTACTCCGTTGTCACCTGAATACGAATCCATATGCATCAACCCAAACTCTGCTCAGACCATCACATTCCAGTCAGAAACCTCCATACGGGCATCCAACAAGGGGAAAGAAGAGATACACACTGAGGCCATCTATGCACAAGTGACCAAACGTGCAAAGAAGAGCGAGATTAAGGTGTCCATCAGACCCGAGATCCCGATTCTCCACATAGGATCAAACAAACAACTGCTTAAACCGTGCAACCAAGGAAACAATGCTGATCACTGCCAGACTGGAGAGTTTGTGCTCTCAGAAATAATGCCCAAAAATGGTTTATTGCACAGTGAAACTGATGAATgtcagaaggaggaggaagactgTTCAGATGGACCTGCCTTACCTGCCAGAGGGGAACTAATAGACCCTCCAGAGTTATCTCCTTCTGAATCCACTGAGTCCGACACTGTGATACAACAGGAGAACAAGtctcttattttaaatcaaacaaagaCTACTGTTGTAGAGAATGGGGAAATGATGAAAGAGCACCTGCAGGTCTGCAGATCTCAGAAAGAAGATAAAACGGAGGGGAAATGTGCTGGGAAGGCAGCTGCTCTggagagaaatggagaaaattTCTTTCAGCACAAGTACAATGACCTGGAAAAGTCTGTCATTCAAAATGACACTAACTGTGAAGTCACTCCAAACACTCCAGATTATGACCTGTCCTCTGGCAACATCACTCCCACTGACTCTGTCCTGTCACCCATGACCTCCAGCTCCGTGGACGGCCTCACACCCAGCGATTCCTGGACCGGAGCAGGAAGCGGCAGTGGGTGGCGGGTCCTGGGAAGCGAAACCCCACACAGAGACTCTGCCTATTTCTCTGACAACGACTTAGAGGGTGATGTGCTGAACAGGAGGAGCAGCGATGGACCAGGGTCCAGACAAAGTGGAGGCCGAGGGGGCGAGCGGGGAGCACTCACAGGGAtagaggagaaaactgaagaGGAGGGGGAAGCAGGAGAAAAAAGCCCCTTACGAAGTATTTCACATGCATCCCGTACCAAAACagaaagtggaaaagaaaagactGTTGAGAATTGTGAAAATGACTCTTACTACTTACATTGTGAAAAAGATATACTAAACAAAGGGCTAGAGGCTGGGCACAGAGATGATTCAGGTATTTTTCACAATCACAACGAGAGCAAAAAATCCACATTGCTGCATGATGATCCTCAAGTCAAGGACTGTGTGGACTTAATCGATAagctgttttcaaagttagatGAAGAACCTCTGAAGAACCTTTCACATAGTGGTGGGTATGTGATAGACAGCCACTACACAGATGGCATAATTTCCAAGATAACGGATTATAAATACACAGAGTCTGAAAAGAGCAACTTGAATCTGCACTCTAAGAGTCCCAGTGGGACAAAGAGCTTGATCAACTCCGTCAACTCCGTGTCTGGCGTTGTTGAACCAGATAGGACTGAGAGGGATCTCACTGCTCAAAGGTCTTTGAAATCTGGGAATGCAACAGATGAATCTGAGTCCAGATTATCCAAAATGAGTGAATTTCAAAACAATGATAACTTGCACAGAGAGGATAAAGTTAGTCTGACTAGTCTGTGTATCGAGCAAAGTGTTGAAGAAATGGTTTGTCTGGACCACAATGAGCTGGGAGACATTCACTGCTCAGACCACAGAGCAGATGTGGAGGTCAGAATGGAGTTGGACACACATCAAGCCTCTGCAGAGTCTTGCGAGGGTCCAGACGTGATGGCTGAGGACTGGTGGAGTGCCGtggaagaggatgaagaagcACCACCCTCTGGAGTTGTTACTGGGGAACTTGACTGTCACCGTTTGACGGAATCAGGGGAGCAAAATAATCAGTGGGCTTCTCCGGAGAAAAAGCAACAAGAAGTAGAGCTACGATCAGATTTTTTAGCAGGGTTTAGCAATAGGAACTGGGGGGTTCAGGAGAAGTATTGGGAATCTAAAGAAAATGATGAACGTGCAGTAAGGGAGCCTCACCCTTCTTCAACAGAGTCCAAAAATGAAACTGGGACCAATGAAACACAAGAACCGAGCTGCAAGATCTCAGCATGTGAAAAAGTAAGAGACTCTGAAAGACCAGTTACCCAGCAGTCTGCAGCAAATATCCAACAAGAGGAAAATATTGAGAATCTGGAggaaattgattattttaagaGTGAcacaatgaataaaatctgtgatATGGAAGTAGAGAATGTGGAAACTCCAGAAGAAGAGAGGTTTGTAGAGAGGCAGATTCAGGACAGAGGGTGTTTGACAGACATGGAGGAGAATCAAAACTTCAACAGATTGACACAGAATCAACTCTACAGAGAGGGACAAGCATCAACAGAACATGTTGATTCTGAGAACCGCTTCAGCCATTCTTTCCAGAATGACATCTCAAGCATATCCATCAGCGTCACTGAACCTCCTCAAGGTAACTCCGCCGACCTAGAAAACGATGAATCAAGCTCCAGGCAAGAAACCGAGTACAGCCCATGGTTTGCTACACAGTCTTTAGAGGAAAGTCTCCAAAAAGATAATGAGGATTACAGAGACGCTGCCCTTCAGTCCGGAGCGGAGGAGCTTAATCAGTCATATCAAGAGGTAGACAATTTCAGCTCTGTTGATTTCCCTAGTCCTCCGCCAAGCATAGACCTCGATGTGCAAGATGATAAACTGGAGAGTTTAGATGACTCTTTTCCTAGTCCGCCACCGTCTGTTATAGAGGCAGAGGAATTTATTACTGCCATAAATCTGGAAGACTTTGGTGCTGGTCCAGAGACAGAGTCGTATATTTTCCCAGCGAACAGCACAGCTGTCTCGGAGCCATCTCTGCAAGAGCTACCACCAGCTACAACTCAGAATAAAGGCATCTCCGCCAACCTGAACTCCCCGTCTGTACACATAACGCTGACCGATGACAACAACTTTACTTCAGATATTGAAGATGTTTGTCATAGCTTTACCCAGAAAACCTCAAATGCAGGTCCTTCTACGCAGCAAAACGTCTTGAAAAACATCCCAGCGCTGCTGATATCCGAGTGGAAAGACCTGGACGAGGAGCCGCTGGAGGATTTTGAAAAACTCGAACAACTCTGTTGCATCTCTGGGGATGAGGAGGAGACACTGGGGGAACTTTTCTTGGGGAATCTGGAGCTTCTGGAGTCTTTGAAGAAAACAGCTGATCAGAAGGGCAGTGACACAGAAGAAGGTGATGACTTCTCAACTCCTGAGGCTGACAGAGAGGATTTAAAGGCAGAAGATGTCTGTGATAACTGCAGTAAGTTGGTTGAATCTGAGCAAACAATCCTGTCACAACCAGTGGATAAGATTGATGAGCAGAGGTCACCGGGTCAAACACCCGATGTCAAGGATCAGGGATCTTTATCCAAGATGACAACCAGAAATGGTCTCATGATGCAG GTGTGTGAAGAGAGACTGCAGTTCTCCCTCAGCGAAAATGTGAAGACGAACATGCTTTGGGGGTCGGCTGTGAAGGAGACTGTGACACTTCGGCCGTGGGGGGAACAAGTCAAGGAAAGCTGCAGCGGGTCCGTGGAAGACCAGAGAGAGAATGAAAG CCAAGAGGAGCAGGAGGCTTCCCTTAACCAAGAGCCTCAGACGGAGTCTGATAAAACTGAACCTGAGCCGCTCACTGTGATTGAACAACCTGAGATCACTACATCTCAACCTGCTGCAAACCAGGCAATGAAAG cCAAACTCGCTCGCCTGTCTCTCGCCCTCCCTCCTCTCGCTCTGAATCTCCCTCTCACCCCGAGCGGGAAAGGCGGATTCGGGGACGGTTCGATCGGAAATCGCATCGGAAGACGAAGGGGCCTGTCATCAGGAATCGACCCTGAAGACGACGAGGAGGATGAGCAGGAGGACGAGAGCTCCCGCAGGGTGATTGTTGTCACGGAGACGGATGTGGACAAACGGATCGGGCTGAGGAGTCTGTTAAAATCACCCAAGGAGCCTTTTGACAGAGAGCGGGACAGAGGGAGGAACGTGTCCTTCTTTGATGACGTTACAATCTATCTGTTTGATCAG GAAACTCCAACCAATGAGTTGAGCAGCTCAGCTCCTACAAGTCCAGGTTCAGTCTCTGTGAAAAGCAGCAAGCTGGACTTTCATG GgccaaacaaaagcaaagaatcGAAAAGAAAAGAGGATCTATCAATCAAACCGCGGTCGCCCGTCGGAAGCGGCCCAGTGACGTCATCGCGCTTCACCGTCAGCCCCGCCGACGACCCCCACCTGGTGTGA